One Triticum dicoccoides isolate Atlit2015 ecotype Zavitan chromosome 3B, WEW_v2.0, whole genome shotgun sequence genomic window, ATAAAATGCCAGAAAATGTGAAATTGGGCAATACTTCCGATATACTTTTGTCCCTTAATATTGTCCAATGATTCCTGCTGTGTAACAATATTTACTTACCTATTGCAGGTAGGGCAATCCAACAAGGACAGAAAAGGGtttgcaaaagaaaagaaaaaacacgtACTTAGAGTTGTTGGTTCGGTGTTGGGCAAGACGGTAGCAGACGCCATCCGAAGGTCATGGTCTGGGAGCATGTCCTCCTCCAAGGTGAGCATTTACGAATACTTGTTGCGTTctttaatgcaaaaacaaaatacgaaGGCATGTATTCCCATAGTTTCTTTTCTAATAACTTGGTGAACATTGGGAAAGCTTGGGTAGCACAAATCCGATGCTTCCCCTTTAAGATTGTGTTGTGCTGTCATATTATGTCCATTTTTCTTGCATAAATTGTGATATCAAGAGATTGCGAATACCTCTGTTGATAGCCTCTCTGCTCTATATCCTGAAATACCAGCTATGTGAAAACTTGAAAGATCTATTTCATTAGAAGAGAAAGTTCACTAATCTATGGCCTCGAAAGCCAAAAGAAATGATTAGTCCAATGACAAAAGGACAGAAGCGCGTTCCCTTCGTCCTCAATGTGCGTCCACAGCTTACTCGAGTGCTAGAGATATTCATTCGGTTTAAGGAACCTTCATCGTAGGAAGGAAAAAGCCCGGATCCCCGGGCGGATCACGCATGTTAGGTCGTCAGTGAATTATTGCTTTTGCATGGTTTTGCACTCTCTTTTCTGTTGGACATACAGAATTCAATAATAATCATTCATGCAAAAATATGTTGATGATCTTTGTGCCTTCTAATTATGTTCTGTTCTCACAGGTATATGCAACTACATTCTATtgttatttacttacaactaattAGGCATATTGTTACTTTCCGTAATTCTTACCCGGTTGCTTATTTTTCAGTTGCAACACATGTTTATGCTTTACATTCCCGCGTCGAACAGTACCCTTGATAAAGCTACACGGTGGATGCTGATCTATGTGCTCATTGCCTCTATTTTGTGTTTTTGTATTTTACCTCACAGATAATGATGAATAATTGAAATTTGTGGGCATTAAGCCACTCTCATGTGAGTTAGCTTTCCCTTCATTGGATATTAGATTTAGTCATTCCAATTTACTCTCCATGACGTTCAATATCCCTGCCTCATTTCCTATTTATTTTTTCTCGAATAGGCACACCTCATTTCCAATTTATGTTCTTGGTTATGTCACTTCTATAATCGTTCATTTTACCCTATAGACTGCAATTTCACAATTCAAGTTATTGGACTCAACCGATGAATATTTAGTGACATTGTAAAAATATACTTTCTAATTGTACTATAAAAGAGGATATCAATAAACCAGTAGCATGATTTTTATGTATCTCTAAAGGTAGGTGGTGTACATAAAACTTCCATGTAGTTTAAGACTTGTTGTTTTAATTTCCCTCTGGTTCTTGGTTTGCGTAGTTGCTCCTGGTTATGGTAATTATTCAGTCATGCACGCTCTGAATTTCATGTTAGAAGCTTTGATTACCCTTCAGACTGCCGTATGTTTTCATTTTTAGTAAAGTTCCCTCTGCTTGGAGAATCACTACCTTTGTTAGATCATTTTATTAGTTGTTGGTTATGTATGCTCTGTTTTTAGCTGGCTTTCACAAATGCCCAGGTGAATATCTCTGCTTAGAGAACAACTACCTGTGGCTTTGATATGCTTCGCTCCACCAACGCCAAAATCCCCAGCTGAATACTCCTATTGGATTCTCCATCATGAATGTAGATATGCATTTCTCCACCGACGCAGACGTGTTTTTGTTGCTTGAATAGGAACTGCAGGAGTTGTTCCTATATTTAGCTTCAGTCCATTGTTATGGCTATAGATCAGCAGTGAATTGTGGGCTAAAACACTTATTTCTTGAATTCTCGGTGGTATATATTGTATAATATATCGATTTTCTTTATGTCTTTAGACTGATCCTACTACAACTTGCTTTATGAAACCAATGTATGCTATTATCAAGCGATATCGTTACTTCCTTTTGATCTACCATGATACCATATAATGAGATAAAAGTATATCTATTAAATTGTCACATGCACATGGTTCTCCTATTGGATTTCTTCATCATGAATGTAGATATGCATTTCTCCACCGACGCGGACATGTTTCTGTTGCTTGAATAGGAACTGCAGGAGTTGTTCCTATATTTAGCTTCAGTCCATTGTTATGGCTATAGATCAGTGGTGAATTGTGGGCTAAAACACTTATTTCTTGAATTCTCGGTGGTATATACTATACAATATAtcgattttctttatgtttttagaCTGATCCTACTACAACTTGCTTTATGAAACTAATGTATGCTACTATGAAGTGATATCGTTACTTCCTTTTGATCTACCATGATAAATTGTCACATGCACATGGTTCGAATACTTGGTTGGCCGATGCTTTTTGCGTCCtcggcgcaacgggtcatctagttgtATATATAGGTAGCATGTGATGCATGTTCAAGTAGGAGTCTACTAGCCTTTGGGTTGGCAAAGGAAAAGACCCCTTGTGGGGTCTATTCGAATCCTAACACTCACCATTGGACATGTCATTGCAACCTTGTTTTTTTCTTATTTTGTGTTTTAGCAATCCTACAAAACAAAGAGGCCCTTAGAGTTATAATCCCCCAGAACCCTTATGACAGTTCCCTGACTTTGTCATACAAGCATCACCCACCTAGGCCTCGTGAGCCCAGTTTTGATCTGCGAGAGATTTCTCAAATCGTCACGGATTTAGGCCAATATGTGACGATTTTTTAGAATGTCACAAGAAATCCAGACACCTAATCAGCGCGTTATGTGCCGGTATTGTCAGCCCGCGCTCACGCGCTAGGTTTGTTGAGCTAGTTCATTTAGAACGACCGCATGCTTTGCTCGATCGGTTGCAGGCTCACTCACTTGATTGTTGCTAGATTGTTCGACAGTTTTCCAAGAAAAACTTGCCGTTGGTTGACCATTTGACCATTGACCACTGACCGTTTGAACCACTGACTTTTCAAAATTTTGGAAAAAACTCACGAGTACAGAAAAAAGTCTCCTCCAGCAGCACCGCGAACGCCTCCTCGTCGTCTGAGTCCAGCACCGAGTAGACAAATCGTCGAACACCTGGCGGGCGTGGTAGGCACGCAGCCGCCGGTAACCCCTCCATGCGTGGCCGGAGCGCCAAAAAGCTCGCCCAGTAGCGGGGTGGAGGGTGCCACGGTGAACCCTCTCTTTTTGGCGGGGGAATGGCCTTTCTAGTGGCGGTGGGTAGGTAGACGGCGCCGGGATCGGCACGACGGTGGAAGGCGTGTGCGTGCGGAGGGGAGAGGGCGAATCTAGACGTGCAAGATGCTTTTTCACCTGACAGTGGTGGCCCAGGCACGGTTTTTCCTTCCGCCGGAGCTCCCAAGCGCCCCCGTCCCCCTAGTGCATTGGGTTCGACCTGGGATCACCAGGTCAAAAAATGGGCCGAGCCGGCGGATTTCTAtgttctgggggcgcgactgggggtTTTTTGGGTGTCGGCGCGAAAAAACTCGCCCTGAGGGTTCTGTTGGAGGCGCGGGTGGAGATGCTCTTGGCAAGGAAGCAAGAGCTGGCACGGTGGAGGGAGGCGTTGGGGGGCAGGCCCAACCTCGTCTTCAACCTCATCCCCTCACCTTTGTAGCCTTATCCATTCGTCTCGAGAGAAGATTGAGGAGGGAAAGGAAACCATTAGTCTGGTTCAGCTGTCACCTTGTGCAGCCAGCCACATTTTTCGCCTATCCCTTATCTTTACATCGTGTATAATTGATGTGGATTTTGTCCTTTGGTGTCCGGTCCAGGGCCCAAATCTACGCAAAAGAGAGAGAGACCCCCACGACGTTACGTCGCGGCCTGCGATTACATAAAGGCAGCCCAAGCCCGAAGGACGAGCGGCAGAAAGGAAAAAGCCGCAAGCAGCAGAGTAGGCGGAGCAGAGCAGAGCGGTAGGTGAGATGGCGGCACCGCGCTCGCAGccgctgctgctcctgctcctcgtcGCGCTGCTGGCCGCCTCCGCCGACGCCTGGGGCAAGGAGGGCCACATCATGGTCTGCAAGATCGCCGAGGTACtgtacctcctcctcctcctcggttgGCTAGCTCGTGGGTGGGGAGCTACTGTGGGGATGAAGGAAGgaatgtgcgtgcgtgcgtgctgaATTGAGTCGTTCGTTACGTACAGAGGTACCtgtcggaggaggcggcggcggcggtgcaggaCCTGCTGCCGGAGTCGGCCGGCGGGGAGCTGTCGACGATGTGCCCGTGGGCGGACACCATGCGCTTCCGCTACCACTGGGCGAGCCCGCTCCACTACGCCAACACGCCCAATGTCTGCAACTTCAAGTTCTCACGTCAGTTCTCTTTCTTTCTCCTAGTGTAAAACGAACATAGTTTATTTACGCGCCATTAGTAGTATATATATACTCCATGTCAAACCAGCAAGAAcatgtttttccctcgcaaaaacaaacaagaaaatgtttttttttattttctgacaACACATGTAATGTTCAATAAAAAAATACACATGTCCCCATGAAACCAACGGTTTTGCTATTGAACAAATGTCTATAATTATTTGTTGCAAGTCAATTATGTATGTGCCTGCCCATTTTCGCATGGAAAAATTGAAATTGTCTTTATAacttgcttgatttttcaatcTCGCGGTCCTACTTTGTAAGTCTTTTGATCAACATCCGACCATTCTTTATCATAACCTATAACTTCATATATACTACTAACGGGCAGACTAGAAGTGCAGTAACATCATCTCGCAAGAAAAAAGGTGCAGCAACATCATAGTAaatgtttgttttattttatttttttggtaaAGGAGGCATGTTGTGTTATCATTAAACTTGCAAAGCTAGCCCAGCAATTGTGCGGTTTTAGAGGGTCGAGATTTACAAGGGTAAAAACATCGACACAGAATTAGCAAAACGGAAAAACAAATAATAAACAGAGAAAATGCACTAATATTGTTGAGAAATACTCcttccgtcctaaaataagtgtctcgaCTTTGTATTAATTTTAATGCAAAGTTATACTAAGATTGAGACACTTGTTTTGTGACGGAGTGAGTACGAAAGAATGTGCAACCAAAAGGGGGTGGGGGTACCTAAGAGCAAAGGAAAAATATACGCGTTTTTATACAACATAAAAGAATATAAACAAttttagtagtactccctccgttcgttcACAGATATGAAATGTTCTAATAACTATTTTCTGAATCAGATGTACATAGACACATTTAGCGTATTTTCTCATTCATTcatgtatgtagatgtattttagttttagatacacccatttgtatccatttctaccacaagtattttcgaacggagggagtatgtagttTATATTAAATTTCAAAATATATTATATTTATGAACCGAGGGGGTACAATATAAGAAGAAATGATTTTTTTGAGATAAGATTGGCTATACGTATGAGGGAGGCATCGGCAGATCCTTTGCTTGCACATGCATGCCGACCCCATATGCTAGCTCACGATCCGGGACCGACCGACCGGCGATGTTGCTTGTTGGAGTGGGTGAGATTAATTAGTTTGCTTGCTTCACGCAtctccctcccacacacacacacagagagacacacGCGCGCGCGATTCTATCCACACANNNNNNNNNNNNNNNNNNNNNNNNNNNNNNNNNNNNNNNNNNNNNNNNNNNNNNNNNNNNNNNNNNNNNNNNNNNNNNNNNNNNNNNNNNNNNNNNNNNNNNNNNNNNNNNNNNNNNNNNNNNNNNNNNNNNNNNNNNNNNNNNNNNNNNNNNNNNNNNNNNNNNNNNNNNNNNNNNNNNNNNNNNNNNNNNNNNNNNNNNNNNNNNNNNNNNNNNNNNNNNNNNNNNNNNNNNNNNNNNNNNNNNNNNNNNNNNNNNNNNNNNNNNNNNNNNNNNNNNNNNNNNNNNNNNNNNNNNNNNNNNNNNNNNNNNNNNNNNNNNNNNNNNNNNNNNNNNNNNNNNNNNNNNNNNNNNNNNNNNNNNNNNNNNNNNNNNNNNNNNNNNNNNNNNNNNNNNNNNNNNNNNNNNNNNNNNNNNNNNNNNNNNNNNNNNNNacacacacacacacacacacacacacacacacacacacacacacacgagcgcGCGCGATTCTATCCACACATACACACATCGCTCCGCCGAACAGATCGTTTTCCTCATCCTCATATCACTTGAATAGCTGCACGTGGGCAAATGAGGCCGGTCCTGCTGCTATCTGATCTTATCTGGCGACGACAAGATGTCGTTGTACTGTATATCTTCCCCGCGCGCATGTGGCCTTGCCCGCGGCCACGACGCCAGCGATCGCGATCACAGTGACAATCACATGGATGATGGTGAATGTGTCCACATACTATCCTATTATTGCATGTGTTGCAACCTGAGGCGCACACATATGTTACATGTGGATGTGGTCGTCAAAATGAACAGTTAATCTGATGTCCCGACGACTGACTGGACCAGGGAATGAAATTAAAAAAAACTACAAGATATTTAGACAGTGTGGTAGGAGAGCATCAAGCAAGCGTGATTTCATGTGGCTGGGTAAATTTCAGGGGACTGCCACAACTCTCGCGGGGAGCAGGGGATGTGCGTCGTCGGGGCCATCAACAACTACACGGACCAGCTCTACACCTACGGGGACTCCCCCAAGAGCTCATGTAAGTGCCATTGCCATCGGCTTCATCCCTCCAGTACACTCTCAAAACAGGCACACTGATTACCCTGTATTCGCAACCCAGATAACCTGACGGAGAGCCTGATGTTCCTGGCGCACTTCGTGGGCGACGTGCACCAGCCGCTGCACGTCGgctacgaggaggacgagggcggcaaCACTATCATGGTGCGCTGGTACCGCAGGAAGGCCAACCTCCACCACGTACGTATATCCCTCTACTCCCTGCCACACAGGACTCGTCTTCATCAGAGTTGGTATGGTTTTGGTCTGGACTGAACTTCTCGGAGTGTTTCTTACGTGTGTTGGCAGGTGTGGGACGTGAGCATCATCGACACGGTGATGAAGGACTTCTACAACAAGAGCCTCGACACCATGGTGGCCGCCCTCCAGACGAACCTCACCGTGAGTAACCGTTCCGCTACCTCTTCTTCTTTTCTTACCGACTTCACAACACATGCTTGATATCTTGTGTTCTAATGATATGAATTGTAGGAGGGATGGTCCGACGATGTCGGTCACTGGGAGAACTGCGCCAACAAAAAGGCGACCTGCGCAAACGAGTAAGACTCATATCCCAACACTTGCAGATTTCTTCATTTCATTGTCTTGCGCAACTAATTTTCATCACAAGGTCTGACACGGTATGACATCGAATCCGCTGTACGTGCAGCTACGCGATCGAGAGCATACACCTGTCGTGCAACTACGCCTACAAGGATGTGGTGCAGAACATTACCCTAGGAGGTAATTATGTGtctacattcttcttcttctttttt contains:
- the LOC119274474 gene encoding endonuclease 2-like, whose translation is MAAPRSQPLLLLLLVALLAASADAWGKEGHIMVCKIAERYLSEEAAAAVQDLLPESAGGELSTMCPWADTMRFRYHWASPLHYANTPNVCNFKFSRDCHNSRGEQGMCVVGAINNYTDQLYTYGDSPKSSYNLTESLMFLAHFVGDVHQPLHVGYEEDEGGNTIMVRWYRRKANLHHVWDVSIIDTVMKDFYNKSLDTMVAALQTNLTEGWSDDVGHWENCANKKATCANDYAIESIHLSCNYAYKDVVQNITLGDDYYFTRYPVVEKRLAQAGVRLALILNRIFDKKKADTMPLYVQ